Below is a genomic region from Paenibacillus rhizovicinus.
GAAGGATTTGGTTGATCCGCAGCGCATCGGTATAGATCGCTTCCGGCACCTGCGAGCCAATTTCCGTTTCGAACGTCAAGCCCTTCTGCGCCGCAACGGGCAGAAACTGCAAATACAGCGTCTGAACGAGCTCTTCGACGGAATGCGGCTCCATGTAGATATCCATCTTGCCCGCTTCAACCTTCGAAAGATCCAAGATATCGTCGATCAGCTGCAGCAGCTCATGGCCCGCGCCGTTGATCAACCCGGAATACTGGGCTTCCTCCGCGCCGCCGCCTCGCTCTTCCTCGCTTTCCTTCATCAGCTGGGAGAGCATGATGATGCTGTTGAGCGGCGTCTTCAATTCATGCGACATGTTCGCAAGAAATTCCGATTTGTATTTGTTGGCCAGCATCAGTTCGCGCGCCTTCTCTTCCACGTCGCGCTTCGCTTGCCGCAGTTCGCGTGTTTGCCGGCGCAGGAGCATGTTCATCTTCCGCAGCTCGTCCACCCGCTGCTGCTCCTTCTGAAAGTCACGGATGATGAAGATCAATAGGCCGCTCAGCAGCAAACGCAGCGGGAAGGAATAAATCCCGTAATCGAGCCAGAAGGCCGAGACGGACATTTTCGATCCGAAAGCCACTACCAGCGTCGCGTTTAGCGCGAAAATCACATTCACCGAAATAAGCGTAATGATGCTCTTCTTTAAGAAGCTCCACGACTTCCAGCGAAGCCCCGCGCTCATCCACGTGCAAATAAGCCCGAGCACAATCATATTTAGGCAAGCCATGAACGCGGAGGCGTCAAGCCCTATGAATAACCGTCCGATTCCGATTCCGAAGCCGATCAGCGCAATGGCCGGCAGACTCGGAAAGACGAGCATGGCTATGATGAGCGGCAGAAACCTCAGATCGAGCACGAGCAAGCCGTCCACGCGCAGCCCGAAGGCCATAGCAAGCCAGCCCCCCAGGATAAAGACGGCCACAGTAATCCCATATTTCACGCGGCTGGGTGCATATTGAAACAAATACCGATAGGCCAGATCGAACATATACGCCAGCGCGATAAGTAAACTGAAGTTGGCGAATACAGCCTTTGCGAATGCAAATGTCAACTCATAATCCTCCCGCCATTTATCTCCCCGGTTATTACCCGCTCCAGCTTGACTTGAAGCATTGGCGGATAATCCCTCCGGCTTGGAGCGCATAATAGCACTACGTCCCCGCTTGGTACTCCATGGATTTCGAACATGTTAGAAAAGGGTAAGCAAAACAAACAGCAGACTCATGCTCATTTTATAAGGGACTAAAATTCAACCTGTACAATGGCATTATTAAAGAAACGGAGGTGCATTGCAAATGACCAAAGTCATAACCTTCAAAAATCGTTCGGTCCCGGTTCATTATCCTTCCGAGCAGTTAACGTATATGGAGCTGCTGCACAATAAATTGCTGGAGATGGAATTCAACTTTGATTTCCGCAAGAAATGGAAGCGAATCAAGTCCGTCGAGATGATCCGCGACGTGGCCATTCTCCAATACAGCGATGGTACCAAGCTTTACCTGGAAGTATGCTGAACAAACACGCAAGTCCGCAAGTATCTGCAAAAGGCAGTCTGTGCATCGGACGGTCCCGGCTATTCGGCCGCGGCCCGCATGATGCACAGACTGCTTTTTTAATCCCCCGCACGGAGGAGGAGCTGTTAGGGCGATTGTCACACAAAATGATTAGAAAAGAAGCAAAGATGTATGAGCGAATCGTTAGATTATACCAAACCGCTCATTTTGCGGAAATATCGCGCCTCTTCCTCTGCCCCATATGCACAAAAAAAGCCTCTTAC
It encodes:
- a CDS encoding sensor histidine kinase — its product is MTFAFAKAVFANFSLLIALAYMFDLAYRYLFQYAPSRVKYGITVAVFILGGWLAMAFGLRVDGLLVLDLRFLPLIIAMLVFPSLPAIALIGFGIGIGRLFIGLDASAFMACLNMIVLGLICTWMSAGLRWKSWSFLKKSIITLISVNVIFALNATLVVAFGSKMSVSAFWLDYGIYSFPLRLLLSGLLIFIIRDFQKEQQRVDELRKMNMLLRRQTRELRQAKRDVEEKARELMLANKYKSEFLANMSHELKTPLNSIIMLSQLMKESEEERGGGAEEAQYSGLINGAGHELLQLIDDILDLSKVEAGKMDIYMEPHSVEELVQTLYLQFLPVAAQKGLTFETEIGSQVPEAIYTDALRINQILRNLLANAFKFTETGSVRLIVKAEGGVPIEPGQLRKRRLRSWNPVAWGRPAVRIVNPLRIAFSIADTGIGIEPEKQQLIFEAFRQEDGSINRKYGGTGLGLSISLQLTRLLGGTLALESQKGEGSKFTLRLPATQTGTDSEKGTGSEGSAPGDRGLRMQDS